The following are encoded together in the Phenylobacterium sp. NIBR 498073 genome:
- a CDS encoding oligopeptide transporter, OPT family, with translation MGQGDKRIELTLRGLALGCLITVVFTAANVYLGLRVGLTFASSIPAAVISMVILRGLKTSTIWENNIVQTVASAAGTLSSIIFVLPGLVMVGWWTGFPFWTSFWICVIGGVLGVMYTIPLRRALVTNSDLPYPEGRAAAEVLKVGSGTRETAGGAEAKAGLAAVVVGSLGSAAIAAAVGMRALAAEIAVWFRPTPTTATGLAGGLQLALIGAGHLMGIAVGIAMLVGTTIAWGVAVPIMTHMNPAATGTAAEIAQAAWAPDVRFIGAGAIGAAAIWTLAKLAGPVWAGLAGAIRAAGLRAAGKGADLPLTERDMPIWIVGAVILGALPPLAVLLHSFLAAGPLESVIWPLIAGGVLYVVIAGFLVAAVCGYMAGLIGSSNSPVSGLAILSVLGASLLLVLLAANTVGPTGHGALVAYALFVTAVLLNVATIANDNLQDLKTGQLVGATPWKQQAALIVGVVAGACVIPPILDILNRAFGFAGAPNLHAISDQPLAAPQAVLISTLAKGVIQGDLPWIYIGVGVALGIVLVVVDELLRRTGKYSLPPLGVGIAIYLPAAVTLPVVLGAVVGWAYDRWVSRKPHGAAAQRLGVLLASGFIVGESLFNVALAGLIVATNNPSPIAVAPEAFPEQTMWAGAGVVALTVLGLYLWTEARARKLPPEAG, from the coding sequence ATGGGCCAGGGCGACAAGCGAATCGAGCTGACCCTGCGGGGTCTGGCCCTGGGCTGCCTGATCACGGTCGTCTTCACCGCGGCCAACGTCTATCTCGGCCTGCGGGTCGGGCTGACCTTCGCCTCGTCGATTCCCGCAGCGGTCATCTCAATGGTGATCCTGCGGGGCCTGAAGACCTCGACCATCTGGGAAAACAACATCGTCCAGACGGTGGCCTCGGCCGCCGGGACGCTGTCGTCGATCATCTTCGTACTGCCCGGCCTGGTGATGGTCGGCTGGTGGACGGGCTTTCCGTTCTGGACCTCGTTCTGGATCTGCGTGATCGGCGGGGTGCTGGGGGTCATGTACACGATCCCGCTGCGGCGCGCGCTGGTGACCAATTCGGACCTGCCCTATCCGGAAGGCCGCGCGGCGGCCGAGGTGCTGAAGGTCGGGTCGGGCACGCGCGAGACGGCGGGCGGCGCGGAAGCCAAGGCCGGCCTGGCCGCAGTGGTGGTCGGATCGCTGGGCTCGGCGGCGATCGCCGCAGCGGTCGGGATGCGCGCCCTGGCGGCCGAGATCGCAGTCTGGTTCCGGCCGACGCCCACCACCGCCACCGGACTGGCCGGCGGACTGCAGCTGGCGCTGATCGGGGCCGGACACCTCATGGGGATCGCGGTCGGGATCGCCATGCTGGTCGGCACGACCATCGCCTGGGGCGTGGCGGTGCCGATCATGACCCACATGAACCCCGCCGCGACGGGGACCGCGGCCGAGATCGCTCAGGCCGCCTGGGCGCCGGACGTGCGCTTCATCGGGGCCGGCGCGATCGGCGCGGCGGCGATCTGGACGCTCGCCAAGCTGGCCGGGCCGGTCTGGGCGGGCCTGGCCGGCGCGATCCGCGCCGCCGGCCTGCGGGCCGCCGGCAAGGGCGCAGACCTGCCGCTGACCGAGCGCGACATGCCGATCTGGATCGTCGGGGCCGTGATCCTGGGCGCCCTGCCGCCGCTGGCCGTACTGCTGCACAGCTTCCTCGCCGCCGGTCCGCTGGAGAGCGTGATCTGGCCGCTGATCGCCGGTGGGGTGCTGTACGTGGTGATCGCCGGGTTCCTGGTGGCGGCGGTCTGCGGCTACATGGCCGGGCTGATCGGCTCGTCCAACAGCCCGGTCTCGGGCCTGGCCATCCTCTCGGTGCTGGGCGCCTCCCTGCTGCTGGTGCTGCTGGCGGCCAACACGGTGGGCCCGACCGGCCACGGCGCCCTGGTCGCCTACGCCCTGTTCGTCACCGCGGTGCTGCTCAACGTCGCGACCATCGCCAACGACAACCTGCAGGACCTGAAGACCGGCCAGTTGGTCGGCGCCACGCCCTGGAAGCAGCAGGCGGCGCTGATCGTCGGCGTCGTCGCCGGCGCCTGCGTGATCCCGCCGATCCTCGACATCCTCAACCGGGCTTTCGGCTTCGCCGGCGCGCCTAACCTGCACGCCATCTCCGACCAGCCGCTGGCCGCGCCGCAGGCGGTGCTGATCTCGACCCTGGCCAAGGGGGTGATCCAGGGCGACCTGCCGTGGATCTACATCGGCGTCGGCGTGGCGCTGGGCATCGTGCTGGTCGTCGTCGACGAGTTGCTGCGGCGCACGGGCAAGTACAGCCTGCCGCCACTGGGCGTCGGCATCGCCATCTATCTGCCGGCGGCGGTCACCCTGCCCGTCGTACTGGGCGCGGTCGTGGGCTGGGCCTATGACCGCTGGGTGTCGCGCAAGCCGCATGGCGCGGCGGCGCAGCGACTGGGCGTGCTGCTGGCCTCGGGCTTCATCGTCGGCGAGAGCTTGTTCAACGTGGCGCTGGCCGGGCTGATCGTGGCGACCAACAACCCCTCGCCCATCGCCGTAGCGCCCGAGGCGTTCCCCGAGCAGACCATGTGGGCGGGCGCCGGCGTCGTCGCGCTGACGGTGCTGGGCCTCTATCTCTGGACCGAAGCCCGAGCCCGCAAGCTGCCGCCGGAAGCGGGCTAG
- the fixJ gene encoding response regulator FixJ encodes MADELVHVIDDDPAVRDSLAFLLETANLSPRTYDSAVDFLEALPEVTSGCVVTDVRMPEMTGIELVRRLKGQGFRLPIVMITGHADVPLAVEAMKAGVADFIEKPFDDEVLLAAIHAALRDGEKDRQGAAEAAEICARMDILSGREREVLGGLVAGHANKVIAFDLGISPRTVEIYRANVMTKMKAASLSELVRMAMLAERG; translated from the coding sequence ATGGCTGACGAACTGGTGCATGTGATCGACGACGATCCGGCGGTTCGCGATTCCCTGGCCTTCCTGCTGGAGACCGCAAACCTCAGTCCGCGCACCTACGACTCGGCCGTGGACTTCCTGGAGGCCCTTCCGGAGGTTACGAGCGGTTGCGTCGTCACCGATGTGCGGATGCCCGAGATGACCGGCATCGAGCTGGTGCGGCGGCTGAAGGGCCAGGGCTTCCGCCTGCCGATCGTGATGATCACCGGCCACGCCGACGTGCCGCTGGCGGTCGAGGCCATGAAGGCCGGGGTCGCCGACTTCATCGAAAAGCCGTTCGACGACGAGGTGCTGCTGGCGGCGATCCATGCGGCGCTGCGCGATGGCGAAAAGGACCGCCAGGGTGCGGCCGAGGCGGCGGAAATCTGCGCGCGGATGGACATCCTGTCGGGGCGCGAACGCGAAGTGCTGGGAGGTCTGGTGGCGGGCCACGCCAACAAGGTGATCGCTTTCGATCTGGGGATCAGCCCGCGCACCGTCGAAATCTATCGCGCCAACGTCATGACCAAGATGAAGGCGGCCAGCCTGTCAGAGCTGGTCCGCATGGCCATGCTGGCGGAACGGGGCTAG
- a CDS encoding sulfatase-like hydrolase/transferase, with protein sequence MRRRDLLIGAGASALSCGAAAGPRRAPNIVLVLADDLGWGDVGVYGASAIRTPHLDRMAREGVRLTSAYSSANICTPSRAGMLTGRYPIRTGLGYDVIRQGDTHGLPLAEVTLAEMLKPDYATALVGKWHLGHAAPYWPPTVQGFDQFFGLPYSHDMKPLALYDSRGGELVREDVDSPYLTERFFERGLAFIEENRGRPFFLMLALTAPHYPLDPPPAFAGRSAAGAYGDVVEEMDAGVGRLLAKLKALGLDRDTLVIVTSDNGPWFEGSSGPWRDRKGGGGWEGGFRVPFIARQPGTIPPGLVSDAPSMNIDLTPTLAAWTGRAPPAVQLDGRDVSAVLTRKGAPSPHAELLFFNNEDVAGIRVGRWKYVTRSYYRDGELPLDAYDYGLLFDLAADPGETYNLASRRPEVLADMKARVARARAEFGPLAKGRRKP encoded by the coding sequence ATGCGCCGCCGCGATCTGCTGATCGGCGCCGGGGCCAGCGCGCTGTCCTGCGGGGCGGCGGCCGGTCCGCGTCGCGCGCCGAACATCGTCCTGGTCCTGGCCGACGATCTCGGCTGGGGCGATGTCGGGGTCTATGGCGCCTCGGCGATCCGCACGCCGCACCTCGACCGCATGGCGCGGGAGGGCGTGCGGCTGACCAGCGCCTATTCCAGCGCCAACATCTGCACGCCGTCGCGGGCGGGGATGCTGACCGGCCGCTATCCGATCCGCACAGGCCTCGGCTACGACGTCATCCGTCAGGGCGACACCCACGGGCTGCCGCTGGCGGAAGTCACCCTGGCCGAGATGCTGAAGCCGGACTACGCGACCGCCCTGGTCGGCAAGTGGCACCTGGGGCACGCTGCGCCCTACTGGCCGCCGACCGTCCAGGGTTTCGACCAGTTCTTCGGCCTGCCCTACTCCCACGACATGAAGCCCTTGGCGCTCTACGACAGCCGGGGCGGCGAACTGGTCCGGGAGGACGTCGACTCGCCGTACCTGACCGAGCGGTTCTTCGAGCGGGGCCTGGCCTTCATCGAGGAGAACCGCGGCCGGCCGTTCTTCCTGATGCTGGCCCTGACCGCGCCGCATTATCCGCTGGATCCGCCGCCGGCCTTCGCCGGCCGCTCGGCCGCCGGGGCCTATGGCGACGTGGTCGAAGAGATGGACGCTGGGGTCGGGCGACTGCTCGCCAAGCTGAAGGCGCTGGGCCTGGACCGCGACACCCTGGTGATCGTGACCTCCGACAACGGCCCCTGGTTCGAGGGCTCAAGCGGTCCCTGGCGGGACCGCAAGGGCGGCGGCGGCTGGGAGGGCGGCTTCCGCGTGCCGTTCATCGCCCGCCAGCCGGGGACCATTCCGCCCGGCCTGGTCAGCGACGCCCCGAGCATGAACATCGACCTGACGCCGACGCTGGCGGCCTGGACGGGCCGAGCGCCGCCGGCCGTCCAGCTGGACGGGCGCGACGTCTCGGCGGTGCTGACGCGCAAGGGCGCGCCCTCGCCGCACGCCGAGCTGCTGTTCTTCAACAACGAGGACGTGGCCGGAATCCGGGTCGGCCGTTGGAAGTACGTCACGCGGTCCTACTATCGCGACGGCGAACTGCCGCTGGACGCCTACGACTACGGGCTGCTGTTCGACCTCGCCGCCGATCCGGGCGAGACCTACAACCTCGCGAGCCGGCGTCCCGAGGTGCTAGCCGACATGAAGGCCAGAGTCGCACGGGCGCGCGCCGAGTTCGGACCGCTGGCCAAGGGCCGCCGCAAACCCTAG
- a CDS encoding BadF/BadG/BcrA/BcrD ATPase family protein: MSRRLLIGLDSGGAKTAAVLCDETGRVLARVRDIGAAIVGLPDLRFYKVVGRVLARLCEQAKVALTDVERVAMGLSGVDYADEQAEQHRLIAARFGLEGRLELVNDGLVALWGVSRADAVALFQHGSGVTTAYRAAPGREAIYDSLDVAEVFDVRRAAFALTARMIDGRAAPSELKDRVLAHCGVPAERFAEWAFRDEAARERRMAVAPVVFAAWQAGDPAAAEMIDRAADDYVLTMRVMGERIGAPFEAAFGGGVITQGGTAFQLRLGEMLSRQLPDARLAPVALPPDLGAAVFAAFRAGLDPKPFFAKLAELETA; this comes from the coding sequence GTGAGCAGGCGTCTTCTCATCGGGCTGGACAGCGGCGGGGCCAAGACGGCGGCCGTTCTCTGCGATGAGACGGGGCGTGTCCTGGCCCGCGTGCGCGACATCGGCGCAGCGATCGTCGGCCTGCCGGACCTGCGTTTCTACAAGGTCGTCGGCCGGGTGCTGGCGCGGCTCTGCGAGCAGGCGAAGGTGGCCCTGACCGATGTCGAGCGGGTCGCCATGGGCCTCAGCGGCGTCGACTACGCCGACGAGCAGGCCGAGCAGCACCGGCTGATCGCCGCCCGGTTCGGGCTCGAAGGCCGGCTCGAACTGGTCAATGACGGACTGGTGGCGCTGTGGGGGGTGTCGCGGGCCGACGCGGTCGCCCTGTTCCAGCACGGCAGCGGCGTCACCACCGCCTACCGCGCTGCGCCCGGCCGCGAGGCCATCTACGACAGTCTCGACGTGGCCGAGGTCTTCGATGTCCGTCGGGCCGCTTTCGCCCTGACCGCCCGGATGATCGACGGCCGCGCCGCGCCGAGCGAGCTCAAGGATCGGGTGCTGGCGCACTGCGGCGTGCCGGCCGAACGCTTCGCCGAATGGGCGTTTCGGGACGAGGCCGCGCGCGAGCGGCGGATGGCGGTCGCGCCGGTGGTCTTCGCCGCCTGGCAGGCGGGGGATCCGGCCGCGGCCGAGATGATCGACCGCGCCGCCGACGACTACGTGCTGACCATGCGTGTGATGGGCGAGCGGATCGGCGCGCCCTTCGAGGCGGCGTTCGGCGGCGGGGTCATCACACAGGGCGGGACGGCCTTTCAGCTGCGGCTCGGCGAGATGCTCTCGCGCCAGCTGCCGGACGCGCGGCTGGCCCCGGTGGCGCTGCCGCCGGACCTGGGCGCGGCGGTGTTCGCCGCCTTCCGCGCGGGCCTGGATCCCAAGCCCTTCTTCGCCAAGCTCGCCGAACTGGAGACCGCCTGA
- a CDS encoding ChbG/HpnK family deacetylase: MEPSKSLVERLGYDADARLLIINCDDVGSSHAANLACHEAMTAGVATSGTLMVPCAWAREAVDMFAGLDLGVHLTLTAEYPGYRWRSLTGGRSLHDSDGFMPSTAAAVFARAQIDEVRAECRAQIEQALAWGVDITHLDSHMGANQIDSRFLEVYVQLAQEYDLPLRMLGPDLEAMLGVSGRAMAAAAGLVCNDEFVSQWGRPTGELLRTALPELAAGVAEANVHPVLDGPELRGYDKKEPLIRIDDHAVVMDPATRGFLDDQGFRMISFRPLRDLQRAGS, encoded by the coding sequence ATGGAGCCTTCGAAGAGTCTGGTCGAACGCCTTGGCTACGACGCCGATGCGCGGCTGCTGATCATCAACTGCGACGACGTCGGCTCCAGCCACGCCGCCAATCTGGCCTGCCATGAGGCGATGACCGCCGGCGTCGCCACCAGCGGCACGCTGATGGTGCCCTGCGCCTGGGCGCGCGAGGCGGTGGACATGTTCGCCGGCCTCGATCTCGGGGTGCATCTGACCCTGACCGCCGAGTATCCCGGCTATCGCTGGCGTTCGCTGACCGGCGGCCGCTCGCTGCACGACAGCGACGGCTTCATGCCCTCGACGGCCGCCGCGGTCTTCGCCCGCGCCCAGATCGACGAGGTCCGCGCCGAATGCCGCGCCCAGATCGAGCAGGCCCTGGCCTGGGGCGTCGACATCACCCACCTCGACTCGCACATGGGCGCGAACCAGATCGATTCCCGATTCCTGGAGGTCTACGTCCAGCTGGCGCAGGAATACGACCTGCCGCTGCGCATGCTCGGCCCGGACCTCGAGGCGATGCTGGGCGTCTCCGGCCGGGCCATGGCCGCGGCCGCCGGCCTGGTCTGCAACGACGAGTTCGTGTCCCAGTGGGGGCGGCCTACCGGCGAGCTCCTGCGCACGGCCCTGCCGGAGCTCGCGGCCGGCGTCGCCGAGGCCAACGTCCACCCGGTGCTCGATGGCCCCGAACTGCGCGGCTACGACAAGAAGGAGCCGCTGATCCGCATCGACGACCATGCGGTGGTTATGGATCCGGCCACTCGCGGCTTCCTCGACGACCAGGGCTTCCGGATGATCAGCTTCCGTCCCCTGCGGGACCTGCAGCGCGCCGGCTCGTGA
- a CDS encoding glycoside-pentoside-hexuronide (GPH):cation symporter yields MSEARRVRAAYGLGCFGTDLYWHGTSFFLLFYYTDVLGLPSATAGLVFGAAMIWDGLIDPLMGLIASRTRTRWGRYRPYLLLGAAPLAAAYALMFVQPFLGMPWPLAFALLAQMLFRTAYTAISIPYGSLSAAITTSADERNMLATFKVWGGALAALAVALGSQPFVALWPTPQLGWLMLALLIGTVSSAAFVVMFLRTREQPPGEAPPPAFGTMLRALAENRPFLVLLAAIVAVNIATVISGKVTVYYFTYYLQRPDLTGLGLAIQVAAVLLLTPVWSWVGRRWSKRQAWLWGAGVATAGLAGLYAYGGKDPAVVMTILALVQIGGAAIPITMWSLIPDTVEVGEWKTGARVEGAVFGVVTLGQKVALGVGIGLTGLLLQASDYVAGAVQAPQTLRGLHLMMTVPSMLGFAVSAAIMWFYVLDGRLHGRIVRALERRTA; encoded by the coding sequence GTGAGCGAGGCGCGGCGGGTTCGCGCGGCCTACGGACTCGGCTGCTTCGGCACCGATCTCTATTGGCACGGCACGAGCTTCTTCCTGCTGTTCTACTACACCGACGTGCTCGGCCTGCCGAGCGCGACGGCCGGACTGGTGTTCGGCGCGGCGATGATCTGGGACGGCCTGATCGACCCGCTGATGGGCCTGATCGCCAGCCGCACCCGCACCCGCTGGGGGCGCTACCGGCCCTACCTCCTGCTCGGCGCGGCCCCGCTGGCCGCCGCCTATGCGCTGATGTTCGTCCAGCCGTTCCTGGGCATGCCCTGGCCGCTGGCCTTCGCGCTGCTGGCCCAGATGCTGTTCCGCACCGCCTACACAGCGATTTCGATCCCCTACGGCTCGCTCTCGGCGGCGATCACCACCAGCGCCGACGAGCGCAACATGCTGGCGACGTTCAAGGTCTGGGGCGGGGCGCTGGCCGCCCTGGCCGTGGCGTTGGGCAGTCAGCCGTTCGTCGCGCTCTGGCCGACTCCGCAGCTCGGCTGGTTGATGCTGGCCCTGCTGATCGGCACCGTGTCCTCGGCCGCCTTCGTCGTCATGTTCCTGCGCACCCGCGAGCAGCCGCCCGGCGAGGCGCCGCCGCCGGCGTTCGGCACGATGCTGCGTGCTCTGGCCGAAAACCGGCCGTTCCTGGTCCTGCTGGCCGCCATCGTCGCGGTGAACATCGCCACCGTGATCAGCGGCAAGGTGACGGTCTACTACTTCACCTACTACCTGCAGCGCCCCGACCTGACCGGGCTTGGCCTGGCGATCCAGGTCGCTGCGGTCCTGCTGCTGACCCCTGTCTGGAGCTGGGTCGGTCGTCGCTGGTCCAAGCGCCAGGCCTGGCTCTGGGGAGCGGGCGTCGCCACCGCCGGCCTGGCGGGGCTCTACGCCTATGGCGGCAAGGATCCGGCGGTGGTGATGACCATCCTGGCCCTGGTCCAGATCGGCGGGGCGGCGATCCCGATCACCATGTGGTCGCTGATCCCCGACACCGTCGAGGTCGGGGAGTGGAAGACCGGAGCGCGGGTCGAGGGCGCGGTGTTCGGCGTCGTCACCCTGGGGCAGAAGGTGGCGCTCGGCGTCGGCATCGGCTTGACCGGCCTGCTGCTTCAGGCCTCGGACTACGTCGCCGGCGCCGTCCAGGCGCCTCAAACCCTGCGCGGCCTGCACCTGATGATGACCGTGCCGTCGATGCTCGGCTTCGCGGTCTCGGCGGCGATCATGTGGTTCTACGTCCTGGACGGGCGGCTGCATGGCCGCATCGTCCGCGCCCTGGAGCGCAGGACCGCCTAG
- a CDS encoding TonB-dependent receptor: protein MRRLLLTGAAFAAMGFSSAAAAQDVALDEVVVTAQKRTENLQEVPIAVSAIAEDRVDQLHATRLSDLTAVAPNFSVEKANGTVYIRGVGGGGRNIGFGGRAGVYLDGVYIGQVASLNQTLLDIDHVEVLRGPQGHLFGRNTVSGAANIITRAPGYEFGGELILGAGNSNYGSIGLRADLPIVADKVLAKASIGVEKRDGFTRNLFSGDTVMGSLDSQSYRAAVRFLPNEDLTIDVSADYMRDHSFRGGPEAVSNLTGGGTTDPNAPAPWVVNTNTPRFKHAETGGAALNINYELAGGSTITSITAYRTSKQAIQADNDYSPIDFLHTLYQDEFKQWTQELRLASPDEGRLRYVAGIFLLKEDADTVRVAAWGPMVGLLGLGIPPNSSTPSSASIETTSYAAFGSLDFEITDRFTLNAGGRYTSEKRKLDFDLDGSNSGLVGIATLNNFRDEADENRFTPSVGVTFKASEDVNLYAKYSTGFKSGGWNIDFLNRNQVRDLNNDGRADFAFDTETVQSYEIGAKTELFDRRLRLNMAAFIADYDDYQINRFVQFPGGITVIQLSNAAKVHTEGAELSIEALPIAGLRLTLDAAYMDATFDDFKGGGAAGSDATGNELPFSPKWSGSASAQYTFDLPSIGSELTLFGQYAYRSRTYAGQENLANQLLDSRNIVNARVTLTHIDSNWAVSLWGSNITDDDYLTNRTADFLGTKFVERGEPQTYGIEVTAAF from the coding sequence ATGCGTAGACTTCTGCTTACAGGCGCCGCGTTCGCGGCCATGGGCTTCAGCAGCGCAGCCGCGGCGCAGGACGTCGCGCTCGACGAGGTGGTGGTCACCGCCCAGAAGCGCACGGAAAATCTGCAGGAGGTGCCGATCGCGGTCAGCGCGATCGCCGAGGACCGGGTCGACCAGTTGCATGCGACGCGGCTGTCGGACCTGACCGCCGTCGCCCCCAACTTCAGCGTCGAGAAGGCCAACGGCACCGTCTACATCCGCGGCGTGGGCGGCGGCGGACGCAACATCGGCTTCGGCGGCCGCGCCGGGGTCTATCTGGACGGCGTCTATATCGGCCAGGTCGCCTCGCTCAACCAGACCCTGCTCGACATCGACCACGTGGAGGTCCTGCGCGGGCCGCAGGGCCACCTGTTCGGGCGCAACACGGTGTCGGGGGCGGCGAACATCATCACCCGCGCGCCGGGCTATGAGTTCGGCGGCGAGTTGATCCTTGGGGCCGGCAATTCGAACTACGGCAGCATCGGCCTGCGTGCCGACCTGCCGATCGTGGCCGACAAGGTGCTGGCCAAGGCCTCGATCGGGGTGGAGAAGCGCGACGGCTTTACGCGCAACCTGTTCAGCGGCGACACCGTCATGGGCTCGCTGGACTCGCAGTCCTATCGCGCCGCGGTGCGTTTCCTGCCCAACGAAGACCTGACCATCGACGTCAGCGCCGACTACATGCGCGACCACTCGTTCCGCGGCGGGCCCGAGGCGGTGTCCAACCTGACCGGCGGCGGGACCACCGATCCGAACGCCCCCGCGCCGTGGGTGGTCAACACCAACACCCCGCGCTTCAAGCACGCCGAGACCGGCGGCGCGGCGCTGAACATCAACTACGAGCTGGCGGGCGGCTCGACGATCACCTCGATCACCGCCTACCGCACCAGCAAGCAGGCGATCCAGGCCGACAACGACTACAGCCCGATCGACTTCCTGCACACGCTCTACCAGGACGAATTCAAACAGTGGACGCAGGAGCTGCGGCTCGCCTCGCCTGACGAAGGCCGCCTGCGCTATGTCGCCGGCATCTTCCTGCTGAAGGAGGACGCCGACACCGTCCGCGTCGCCGCCTGGGGCCCGATGGTCGGCCTGCTCGGCCTCGGCATCCCACCAAATTCTAGCACGCCCTCCTCGGCCAGCATCGAGACCACGTCGTATGCCGCCTTCGGCTCGCTCGACTTCGAGATCACCGACCGCTTCACCCTGAACGCGGGCGGCCGCTACACGAGCGAGAAGCGCAAGCTCGACTTCGACCTCGACGGCTCCAACAGCGGCCTGGTCGGCATCGCGACCCTGAACAACTTCCGCGACGAGGCCGACGAAAACCGCTTCACGCCGAGCGTCGGAGTGACCTTCAAGGCCAGCGAGGACGTCAACCTCTACGCCAAGTACTCGACCGGCTTCAAAAGCGGCGGCTGGAACATCGACTTCCTGAACCGCAACCAGGTCCGCGACCTGAACAACGACGGCCGCGCCGACTTCGCCTTCGACACCGAGACGGTGCAGTCCTACGAAATCGGAGCCAAGACCGAGCTGTTCGACCGCCGGCTGCGGCTGAACATGGCGGCGTTCATCGCCGACTACGACGACTACCAGATCAACCGCTTCGTCCAGTTCCCCGGCGGGATCACGGTCATCCAGCTGTCCAACGCGGCCAAGGTTCACACCGAGGGCGCGGAACTCAGCATCGAGGCGCTGCCGATCGCCGGCCTGCGGCTGACCCTGGACGCGGCTTACATGGACGCCACCTTCGACGACTTCAAAGGCGGCGGGGCGGCCGGCAGCGACGCGACCGGCAACGAGCTGCCGTTCTCGCCGAAATGGTCGGGCAGCGCCTCGGCGCAATATACGTTCGACCTGCCGTCGATCGGGTCGGAACTGACCCTGTTCGGCCAGTACGCCTATCGCTCGCGCACCTATGCGGGCCAGGAGAACCTGGCCAACCAGCTGCTGGACTCGCGCAACATCGTGAACGCCCGCGTGACCCTGACCCATATCGACAGCAACTGGGCGGTCAGCCTGTGGGGCTCGAACATCACCGACGACGACTACCTGACCAACCGGACCGCGGACTTCCTGGGCACCAAGTTCGTCGAGCGCGGCGAACCGCAGACCTACGGGATCGAGGTCACCGCGGCGTTCTGA
- a CDS encoding TetR/AcrR family transcriptional regulator, with product MTRTRAPAEIANAPGTRQPRGRARRAAVLDAARRLFASQGFKGSSLAAIAQEAGITDAGLLYHFPTKNALLLAVIAEGDREQDEALEKVRDVQGLPLLQRMAEFGADLEADPILTALDVTLSAENLSGGSEINAYFVGRYDRFRAMLAQAFEEARRAGDLAGDFDSGVEAANMTAVLDGLRLQWLLSDGAVSMAGGMRAYVTGVIARLSPKP from the coding sequence ATGACCAGGACGCGTGCCCCAGCCGAGATCGCCAACGCCCCCGGGACTCGTCAGCCAAGGGGCCGGGCGCGCCGGGCCGCGGTGCTCGACGCGGCGCGGCGGCTGTTCGCAAGTCAGGGATTCAAAGGCTCCAGCCTGGCCGCGATCGCGCAGGAGGCCGGCATCACCGATGCGGGCCTGCTCTACCATTTTCCGACCAAGAACGCCCTGCTTCTGGCGGTGATCGCCGAGGGCGACCGCGAGCAGGACGAGGCGCTGGAGAAGGTGCGCGACGTCCAGGGCTTGCCGCTGCTGCAGCGCATGGCCGAGTTCGGCGCCGACCTTGAGGCCGATCCGATCCTGACGGCGCTGGACGTGACCCTGTCGGCCGAGAACCTGTCGGGCGGATCGGAGATCAACGCCTACTTCGTCGGCCGCTACGACCGCTTCCGGGCGATGCTGGCCCAGGCCTTCGAGGAGGCGCGTCGCGCCGGCGACCTGGCGGGCGACTTCGACTCAGGCGTCGAGGCGGCGAACATGACCGCGGTGCTCGACGGACTGCGCCTGCAGTGGCTGCTGAGCGACGGGGCGGTGTCGATGGCCGGCGGCATGCGCGCCTATGTGACCGGGGTCATCGCCCGGCTGTCGCCGAAGCCCTAG